The Aedes albopictus strain Foshan chromosome 1, AalbF5, whole genome shotgun sequence genomic interval ttccggtgaattcctgagaggaattccggtgaattcctgagaggaattccggtgaattccttagaggaattccggtaattcctgagaggaattccggtgaattcctgagaggaattccggtgaattcctgagaggaattccggtgaattcctgagaggaattccggtgaattcctgagaggaattccggtgaattcctgagaggaattccggtgaattcctgagaggaattccggtgaattcctgagaggaattccggtgaattcctgagaggaattccggtgaattcctgagaggaatttcggtgaattcctgagaggaattccggtgaattcctgagaggaattccggtgaattcctgtgaggaattccggtgaattcctgagaggaattccggtgaattccggtgaattcctgagaggaattccggtgaattcctgagaggaattccggtgaattcctgagaggaattccggtgaattcctgagaggaattccggtgaattcctgagaggaattccggtgaattcctgagaggaattccggtgaattcctgagaggaattccggtgaattccagagaggaattccgatgaattcctgagaggaattccggtgaattcctgagaagaattcgagcgaattcctgagaggaattcgagcgaattcctgagaggaattcgagcgaattcctgagaggaatttgagcgaattcctgagaggaattcgagcgaattcctgagaggaattcgagcgaattcctgagaggagttcgagcgaattcctgagaggaattcgagcGAATTCCCGAGAGAAATtagagtgaattcctgagaggaattctagtgaatgcCTGAcagaaattctagtgaattcctgagagggagtctagagaattcctgagaagaatcgtAGTGaatttttgagaggaattctagtgaattcctgagaataATTCCAGTGAGTTCTTGAGAAAAGTTTTGGTGAATTTCATTAAAGGAGTTCTAGTTTATTTCTGAGAAGAATTGAATCGATTTCCCGAGAGTTGCAACTTAGGAGTGATATGCATATTGCAAATCAATTTCTTCAACAAATAGTTATCTGCAGTCCGTTTTATACCGATGACAAATCACGTCCCCGCTTGTGATATCAATGACACAGTTTCATATATAAGATCGTTAACAAAAGAAGAAAAGAGACGGCAAAACACTCACCTCGAGGGCAAATCCTTGATCAGGGCATCGCTGAGGAACCCGGCCCGCTGGCAGCGCTGCACGAACCGATCCAGGATCGAGTACGCGAGCGGAATGTCCAGCACGATGTCGGTCATGTCCTCGTACACCCGGCGGAAGCCTTGCTCCATCTGGTCCGGGCTGACGATGCAGGTTTCGTCCAGCGATTTGAAGAGGGCGCAGATGGCCTCCTCGGTTTGCTCGTTCAGCGCCTCCAGCGTCATTACGATGGCCTAGGAAATGGAGAGAAATAATCGGACGAATCCGGATTAGTTGTGGAAGGTCAGGGAGTCAGAGTCCTGTGGCCCTCTCTTACCTCGTAAATCAGCTCGTGGTGGAAGTGCACCACCTCGAGTTCCTTGATCGAGCGGTGCGCTTCCTCGAGATCACGCGACAACAGGTACTCCTTCAGCAGGATGGCCATCTGCCGGGTCAGGGTCTGGACGGGTCGGAGCGCGCCTCCGACGCCCCAGACGTCGTCCAGATGGCCCCAGCCCTGGTGTTGCGACAGGAGCGAACAGGCCCGGATCAGGGCTTCCCGGGCCTGCGGGCACACGTCCTCCCGCTCGATGTCGTAAGCGTATTTGGGTGGGACGCAATCGTCCGCGACGGCACGGGCAATGAAGTTGCCGAGGATGAGCGGCGCCTCCGGGGTGTCCAGGATCAGGTCCGGCATGTTGGCCAGCAACATGTCGAATCCTGAGAGTGCGAGAAACGGAGAAGCGAAGAGAACGTAAGTATTGTCTTTATTATCATGATTTATCATTTGCATGACTTTGTGAGAAACGAAATTCActgaatttcaaatgaaattaattgaatttcaaatgaaattcattGAACTTCAAACGAAATTCAAAGAATACTAATTGAAATTCacagaatttcaaatgaaattcacaGTATATCAAatgaaattcgcagaatttcaaatgaaattcacaatttcaaatgaaatccacagaattttaaatgaaattcacacaatttcaaatgaaatccagagtttcaaatgaaattcacagaatttcaaatgaaattcacaGTATATCAaataaaattcgcagaatttcaaatgaaattcacacaatttcaaaagaaatccacagaatttcaaatgaaattcacacaatttcaaatgaaatccacagaatttcaaatgaaatccacagaatttcaaatgaaattcacagaatttcaaatgaagttcacagaatttcaaatggaattcacCGAATTGCAAATAAAATTCGTAGAACTTGAACTGTAATTTAAAGAATTTCGAACGAAACTtaaagaatttcaattgaaattcactTTATGCCTTTTTGTAATCCTGCAGCAAACTAAGAGAAAAATCCAAGATGTTAAAATTTAGAATCTTTCGGGCGTTCAATGTGCATTCACCCCACGGTACCGAGCACTATCTGTTCTGTTTTGACGGACAACCGTCGCATGTGGGCACTGTTTTTCAAAACAACCCTTCCACGGTTCGTCCTTATCAGCGCCATAGCATCGcggggacgacgacgacggtgacggtCGCTCACGCGATAACGATTGCTGCTTACTACAATACAATCCAATAATGGCCAGGTGAGTCTAATTAAAGAAGAAACTCTGGGTGAGATAACACCCCATGGTTCCGTAGTATCACCGGCAGATAAGGATTAGCTGACGAACGTATTTGGACTAGAATTTGAaggtatttttatcaaaattcagaTAAAATTTCTCGCATTATAAATATTTGAACGTGTGAAGGAAAtgaaattagcaatgaattacacttcaatttcaaacaaaatcgactttttttatcttttttcggcttttttgagGTTTATTAgcatggcaaaactagtgtcgctccccctggatGAAATTCACAGACTTTCAGATGAAATTCACAGAATTTAAGATGATATTCACAGAACTTCAGATGAAATTCACAGAATTATAGACGAAATTCACTTAATTTTAGATGAAATTCAGACTTTCAGATGAACTTCacagaatttcagatgaaattcacAGAATCTCAGATGAAATTCACCGAATCATTTCAGATCAAACTTAcagaaattcaaattaaattcacAGAATTTCTAATCaatttcacagaattttagaTGAAATTTACAGAATTTTAGATTAAATTCAAAGAATTTCAGACGAAATTCTCAGAAACTCACAGAATTTCAAATCGAAATCACAGAAGTTCATATGAAATTCACTAAATTGCAGATCAAACTCActgaatttcaaataaattttacagaatttcaaatgaaattcacataattttaggtgaaattcaaaggatttcagatgaaattcaCAGTTTCAGATGAAATTAatacaatttcagatgaaattcacAGAATATAAGATGAAATTCACAGAATATAAGATGAAATTCACACTTTCAGATGAAATACACAGAACTTCAGATGAAATTCACAGAATTTTAGACGAAATTCAtagaatttcggatgaaattaacagtttcagatgaaattcatagaatttcagatgaaattcagACCTTCAGATGAAATTCACAGAATTTCAAATCAAATTCACAGAATTTCTAATCAAATGCACACAATTTCTAATCAAATTCGAAGAATTTCAGACGAAATTCACAGATTTTAAGATGAAATTCACAGTTTAAGTTGAAATTGATAGAATTTCAGACGAAATTCACAGAATTTAAAATCAAATTCACAGAATTTAAAATGAAACTCACAGAATTCCTAATGAAAGAATTTCAGCCGAAATTCACAGAATTTATAATGAAAGTCACAGAATTTCAAATTCTGAAATTCACAGAATTTTAGACGAAAATCACAGAAATTCGTCTGAAATTCATAGAAATTCGTCTGAAATTCATAGAAATTCAGATGAAATTCAGACTTTCAGATGAAATTCTCAGAATTTAAGATGAAATTctgcactgttgaaaatgctttgacagtttgccgaataacattggggtcgcaaacgtataccaaagtcgtgagcgagctgtgaaggcaaccctccaggcggtgaatgtaaattacattcacgctgtggaaagttgccttcacagctcgatcacgactttggtatgcgtgtgcgaccccaatgttattcggcaaactttcagataaaactacaaggttaaattcatccatacattgtttttcgatagcatgcttctgaactgagataatagcaaatgaatgtaaatctttgcaaatgaatggtcgcacccttgattttcaacagtgtaatttcccacatatcttggtcagccaaagcaaaaatcaagaaattgacatatgAAATTCTGTTCAAATTCAGTTTCAGATGAAATTCatagaatttcagatgaaatttacAGACTTTAAGATGAAATTCAGAGAATTTCAGATCAAACTAacagaatttcaaaacaaattctcaaaatttcagtACAAATTTacagaatttcaaatgaaattcactgaatttcaaatgaaattcactGAATTTCAGATCAAACTAAcagaatttctaataaaattcacataatttcaaataaaattcaaagaatttcaggcaaaattcacggaatttaagaagaaattcacAGAACTTCAGATGCCATTCACAGAATATCAGATGAAATTCACTGAATTTCAGATCAAACTCACAGAATTTCACAAAATTTAAGATGAAATTCAAAGAACTTTGGGTGAAATTTAAAGAGCTTCAaagaatttcagataaaattcacAGAACTTCAGATGAAATTCACAGAATTTTAGACGAAATTCAcagaatttcggatgaaattcaCAGTTTTAGATGTAATTCatagaatttcagaatttcagatgaaattcacTGAATTTCAGATCAAACTCACGGAATTACATAAGAAAATCACAGATTTTCAGATGAAATTCACAGTTCAAGATGAAATTGatagaatttcagatgaaattcacAGAATTTAAAATCAAATTCACAGAAATTCAAAGAATTTCAGACGAAATTCACAGAATTTATAATGAAAGTCACAGAATTTTAGACGAAAATCACAGAAATTCGTCTGAAATTCATAGAAATTCAGATGAAATTCAGACTTTCAGATGAAATTCTCAGAATTTAAGATGAAATTctgcactgttgaaaatgctttgacatccatgtgcacaacagtcaAAGCATTttgaacagtgtaatttcccacatggcttggtctgCCAAATTTCAGGTGCAATTCACAGAAGCTCAGATGAAATTTACAGAATTTCAGATCAAAGTTACAGAACTTCAAATCAAATTCacagaatttcagatgaaatttacAGAATTTAAGATGATATTCACACAATTTTAGATGCAATTCACAGAACTTCAGATGAAATTCacacagtggcgattccctaacctcaaatctacctgttcaacgaatgcaaaTTCTTGATTTCTCACAATAAATTAGCTTGTTATTTGTAGAAAACGACGATAATATGCGTTTCCGCTCATTTTCATTTTGATTCTGATCCTCAGTTCTCCGCAAATGCAACTTTTaagcggtcttctcactttaccgagccgggaccgtgccgggccccggccgtgccccggtcatcgatttctttctaacgatatctatggcgtgcttctcatttgcccggccggggcccgaccgagccccggcacggtgtgatgtgaaacacgccatagtaatcgcatgtaagaaatcgatgcccggcccggtgtaatgggaatagccctttagggtcgttgaacaggtaaaaagtgaggttacgagacgccactgaattcacagaatttcagatgaaatgcacAGAACTTCAAATCAAATTGACAGAATTTCTAATCAAATTCACAGAATTTTAGATGAAAATCAAACAATTTCCGATAAAATTCacagaatttcagatgaaattcacAGAACTTTGAGTGAAATTCACAGAGCTGCAaagaatttcagataaaattcacAGAACTTCAGATGAAATTCAcagaatttcggatgaaattcaGTTTTAGATGAAATTCATAGAATTTCAGATGAAACTCACAGAATTACATTATAAATTCAcagaatttcagataaaattcacagaatttcaggtgaaattctcagaattttagCCTGAAAATCAAAGAATTTCAGACGAAATTCATCGAATTTCAGATCAATCTCACAGAATTTCACATGAAATTCacagaatttcagatgaaattcaaAGAGTTTCAACGAAATTCACAGAGTTTCAAATCAAACTCACACAATTTCAAATCAAGTCCACAGaattttgaagcaaattcaaagaATTTCAGACGAAATTCACAGAAATAcagagaatttcagatgaaattcccAGAATTTCAGATCAAACATTcagaattttaaattaaattcacagaattttcgaggaaattcgtgaatttctaatgaaattcacagaatttcagatgaaattcacagaattttagaataaattcgtagaatttcagataaaattcacAGAATGATTTTCAaatgaaataataataaaattgaaattaaattttaaacTTACCGGCGCAAATATCTTTGCTGGTGACGGTCCGCCCGTACAGGTCCGAGATGAGCACCGAGGTCATCTCCCGCTGGCTCTGCTTGTGCTCGAACGCCATCTCGACGGCGATCTTGGACAGCAGCGGCCGACGTTCGGCCGTCATGAACTCGTCCAGACTTTCGGCCACCTCGTGGGTGTCGCCGTGTTCGTAGTACTCCAGGAAGATCGGTTCGAccttcttctggaactcctcgtCGGTCATTTCCGGAACGACCTCCTTCAGTTCGATGTTGTGGTGGCTGTTGTACGCGTCCAGGTCAAAGTTCGGATCGTTCTGGTCGTCCTCGTCCGCCTCCTGGTAGATCTCGGAGCCGGGCTTGCCCCAGACGCCCTTGCCCCCGGCTCCTCCCTTCTTTGGCAGTCCACGGCCGTAGCCGTTGCGCGATCGCCGGCTGTTCTTCCATTTCCTGTGTGGGGCAACGAAGTTGGGCGTTCCGGCGACTCCGAGCACTCCGTCCTTGCTGTTCGATCGGGACAGCTTCCGGACGCGCTTCTTCAGCCGCTCGTCCAGGATCGGAAGCGGCTTCTTCATGAGGCCCTCGCTTCCGGGCGAtccgacgacggcgacgccggCCCCCTTGGGACTTCCGACCGGGCTGAGCGAGTCCTCATTGTGGTGCCCGTTGGCCTTCTCCGGGACACCGTTCAGGAGCGCGTGGTCTCCGTTCAGAGGCTTCTCGATTTCCATCGTGCTTTCTTCCGCGAAAAGTTTGTTCTCCTGCTGGAATCACACGTACACTTGGTTAGGGTATGCGCATAGTGGCGGAGAAGAGGACGCGTCGAGAGAAGAGAAGAGAGAAGCGTCGGTGTAGAAGCACACTTTGgcgaaatcagaaatcagaacatCAGAAtcgacattcacaagacgcgtcgcgagacaagacataacaattatcgttcttacaatcgtcaatcCTTTACGATTTAGTGTTGCGTCTAGTTTCGCGTCGCGTCTTGTAGATCTCATCCAAACACTTGGAATGCTTTctaaaggtattcttgaagaagtttcgtTGAGAAAAATCTAACGTGGAACTCCTAGCGAAACATCTCaagggaaatttttggagaaattgctggagttgcTCTTTGTTGTAATCCAGAGGGAATctcttgaaatatttcttaatgaattcctaaTAGATATCCATTCAAAACTCCGGAAAAAATTGCTGATAGAATCTAATTTCCGCCGGTCAAATGAATTCCATAGGTTTTCGAGGAGAACCTGTTAAAATTATTAGAAGAACTTGGGAGATACTTCCAGAATTTGTagagggtttcctgaagaatctcctggaggaattcttgacaaaaTACTAGGAAATTCAGAATACTGCTTACATAGAGAGATACAATGTTTTCGACAAAGCTTGATACTCAGCTATGAGTTGCAGTGGCGTTTTAGAGTGATCTGGACTTGGATCTGGAGGGCTTTTAACGACCTCTAGGAACGTTTTAGTGTGTCTCAGGTAGTTTCTCGAGATTTTTAGGGGTTTTTGGGCAAGTTTTGTTTTGGGGATGCTTCAGGGCGTCTCGGATGGTTTCATGGTAGGTAGGTTTCA includes:
- the LOC109408930 gene encoding programmed cell death protein 4 translates to MEIEKPLNGDHALLNGVPEKANGHHNEDSLSPVGSPKGAGVAVVGSPGSEGLMKKPLPILDERLKKRVRKLSRSNSKDGVLGVAGTPNFVAPHRKWKNSRRSRNGYGRGLPKKGGAGGKGVWGKPGSEIYQEADEDDQNDPNFDLDAYNSHHNIELKEVVPEMTDEEFQKKVEPIFLEYYEHGDTHEVAESLDEFMTAERRPLLSKIAVEMAFEHKQSQREMTSVLISDLYGRTVTSKDICAGFDMLLANMPDLILDTPEAPLILGNFIARAVADDCVPPKYAYDIEREDVCPQAREALIRACSLLSQHQGWGHLDDVWGVGGALRPVQTLTRQMAILLKEYLLSRDLEEAHRSIKELEVVHFHHELIYEAIVMTLEALNEQTEEAICALFKSLDETCIVSPDQMEQGFRRVYEDMTDIVLDIPLAYSILDRFVQRCQRAGFLSDALIKDLPSRGRKRFVSEGDGGRIKPVNLLARDF